The Chryseolinea soli genome contains a region encoding:
- a CDS encoding PadR family transcriptional regulator, giving the protein MNLENTQVQMRKGILEYCILHIISRGEVYASDMLDELTSAKIIVVEGTLYPLLTRLKNAGLLEYKWVESKSGPPRKYYKLTDKGSKFLGSLTETWDDLVHSTQMITSRPIA; this is encoded by the coding sequence ATGAATCTCGAAAACACGCAAGTACAAATGAGGAAGGGAATATTGGAATACTGCATCCTCCACATAATTTCGCGGGGCGAAGTTTACGCGTCAGATATGTTGGATGAATTGACGTCAGCAAAAATCATCGTCGTGGAGGGCACGCTGTATCCCCTTCTTACTCGGCTTAAGAACGCCGGGCTGCTGGAATATAAATGGGTAGAATCCAAATCCGGGCCTCCCCGCAAGTATTACAAGCTCACCGACAAGGGAAGCAAATTCCTGGGAAGCCTTACGGAGACCTGGGACGACCTTGTGCACTCTACCCAAATGATCACCTCCAGACCCATCGCTTAA
- a CDS encoding C25 family cysteine peptidase, whose translation MRSSYLAVFFWLFVAFSAYSQVGNEWIDFSQPYFKIPVAKEGIYRLTYSDLQAAGFPVGAVDPSRIKIFHRGVEQSIYVEGQGDAQFDAADFIEFYGQRNDGTQDAGLYKPVTAQVNKYYNLYSDTTCYFLTIAGTSGKRMDNFSEAPGALPTATFHYDEKLLVLTTSYSTGTEFGDIQNSFYDVGEGWMGEPVYENQSINYVLNNVLQTVPAGGVPVVEIEVVGRGPMQHSGEVYINNQFLTSFQFTGFDTYTFSQTLDWSMIPGSGIVTVTLKAIGIGGAPDRFSTVYVKLRYPQKTDAASAAEKTFVLPADPTGKSYVQIENAAGLRLFDVTDPNAVTAIGTTFSTTLNAVVPATDTERKIYGTTTVFTPAIKPVSFRQINPAQHDYIMISHPLLRKAAAGYSDPVKAFAGYRASPEGGGYDTLLVNVQQVYDQFNYGEPSPTAIFNFMKYLAGVKMPKYLLLVGKGLDVYYRYFRNPPNSLGEFRDLIPSSGVPASDAAYTAGLGGTIYEPAVATGRLPALKADDVAAYLDKIKEMEATPFDDLWRKNILHLSGGIEEGEPQLFQSYLKGFQTIAEGYHYGAKVAALAKYSKEIQHVNIAEQVNAGLSLVTFFGHSSVSTLDFDVGYVTDPVLGYKNKGKYPILLMNGCNAGSFFVNYTLFGEDWVVARDKGATGFIGHSSFAFVELLKKYSETFYQVGYGDSTYIRQGIGDILRETAKRYMADAFVSPANISQVQQMILLGDPAVRLFGPRKADLEINDNNVSFESFDGQPITALVDSFAIKMIVRNFGQAKENTIRVEVLRTLNDNSTITYDTLIPATKYSDTLTFVIRKGREEGFGNNTFRITLDPDNILPELNEENNVAGKTLFIPSNGTKNLFPSAYAIVNTVQVSVSFQSTDLLSAERDFLLEIDTAYTFDSDYKKQFKLKGQVLARQEIAMLDADTLVYYWRTKLADPKAGESEEWTSSSFTYIKDGPEGWAQVDFPQYLYNDAVGLTKDIPPGKFEFLETVTPVSLTVYGSSNPNWATLSVKISGAEYNLTRQGFVCGGNTINLIAFDRKSTTPYIGVPFKWYNRNGRACGREPWVINSFQASQLVTGNNDDIIQYVDNIHAGDSVLLFSYGYPGIIYWPSAAKTKLAELGIDAALWDQLVVGEPIIIFGRKGSAPGTAKVFRSTQPSPATAVLNVNQTITGGYSSGTMSSGLIGPAAAWASFSSRTRDVEATDVVSFDIVGVKLNGAEQTLMPDVTGDQNLTTISADDYPYLKIIYKTGDDTQLTAAQLKNWVVAYTPVPEGILVYHGKAEQEKLNEGDSWQGDYGFVNISNKTFKDSLTVAYDIFNQTSRTSQNEHIKIKAPAPGDTTAFSVRVNTTQKGGLNDIDVYVNPRVMPEQYYDNNILQLAAHLDVHVDRLNPVLDVVVDGRHLENGDFVSPNPAIVVKVWDEDPLVLKKDTTGVRIFLTYPCDQETCPATAIALGSETAKWYPATASTPFRVEFNPRQLADGTYTLQVEGADARGNKSGIEPYVITFVVKNESTLTVTPPYPNPFNYQVYFGVVITGDLLPDQATLEILNVNGQQVAAFDTEDFPTFHSGKNEIGWDGSAQGGALPNGVYIFKLMLSVEGKMVTRQGKVVLLR comes from the coding sequence ATGAGATCTTCGTACCTGGCTGTTTTCTTCTGGCTTTTCGTGGCTTTCTCAGCCTATTCGCAGGTAGGAAACGAGTGGATTGATTTTAGCCAGCCCTATTTCAAAATCCCCGTCGCCAAGGAAGGCATTTACCGGCTCACCTATTCCGATCTGCAAGCCGCAGGTTTTCCCGTGGGCGCTGTCGACCCATCCCGCATCAAAATTTTTCACCGCGGTGTGGAGCAGTCCATTTATGTAGAGGGGCAAGGAGACGCGCAGTTCGATGCGGCGGATTTTATAGAATTTTACGGCCAGCGAAATGATGGCACCCAAGACGCCGGGCTTTACAAACCGGTCACGGCCCAGGTCAATAAATATTATAACCTGTATAGCGACACCACCTGCTATTTTCTCACCATCGCCGGCACATCCGGAAAGCGGATGGACAACTTCTCGGAGGCACCCGGGGCTTTACCCACGGCCACCTTTCACTACGATGAAAAACTATTGGTGCTCACCACCAGCTATTCGACCGGTACAGAATTTGGCGACATTCAGAATTCTTTCTACGATGTGGGAGAGGGATGGATGGGCGAGCCGGTCTATGAAAATCAGTCGATCAATTATGTCCTGAATAACGTCTTGCAGACCGTTCCGGCGGGTGGCGTGCCCGTGGTGGAAATTGAAGTGGTGGGCAGGGGCCCTATGCAACATTCGGGCGAGGTTTACATCAACAATCAATTCCTCACGTCTTTTCAATTCACCGGTTTTGACACCTACACCTTCAGCCAGACGCTGGACTGGTCCATGATTCCCGGCTCGGGGATCGTAACGGTGACGCTAAAGGCCATTGGTATCGGCGGCGCGCCAGATCGGTTTAGTACGGTCTATGTCAAATTAAGATATCCTCAAAAAACAGACGCCGCTTCGGCCGCCGAGAAAACTTTTGTGTTGCCGGCAGATCCCACGGGGAAGTCTTATGTACAGATCGAAAATGCTGCCGGGCTCAGATTATTCGACGTGACCGATCCCAATGCGGTCACCGCCATCGGCACCACGTTCTCCACGACGCTGAACGCTGTGGTGCCCGCGACGGATACGGAAAGGAAAATATACGGCACGACGACGGTTTTTACGCCGGCGATCAAACCGGTTAGTTTCCGGCAGATCAACCCGGCGCAACATGACTATATTATGATCAGCCACCCGCTGCTTCGGAAGGCGGCTGCCGGATACAGCGATCCGGTGAAGGCGTTTGCCGGCTACAGGGCTTCCCCGGAAGGTGGCGGCTATGACACGTTGTTGGTCAATGTGCAGCAGGTGTACGATCAGTTTAATTACGGCGAACCTTCGCCCACGGCCATTTTCAATTTTATGAAATACCTGGCCGGCGTGAAGATGCCGAAGTATTTATTGTTGGTGGGAAAAGGGCTCGACGTATACTACCGTTATTTCCGCAACCCCCCCAATAGCTTGGGAGAGTTTCGCGATCTCATTCCTTCGTCGGGCGTTCCGGCATCCGATGCGGCCTATACGGCTGGGCTGGGAGGGACGATCTATGAGCCCGCCGTCGCCACGGGACGCTTACCCGCCCTCAAGGCCGACGACGTGGCTGCCTACCTGGACAAAATAAAAGAAATGGAAGCCACGCCATTCGATGACCTCTGGCGCAAAAACATTCTTCACCTCAGCGGTGGCATCGAAGAAGGTGAGCCGCAGTTGTTCCAGTCGTACCTGAAAGGATTTCAGACCATTGCCGAGGGGTATCACTATGGAGCCAAAGTGGCCGCGTTGGCCAAATACTCCAAGGAGATCCAACATGTGAACATTGCCGAACAAGTGAATGCCGGCCTGAGCCTGGTCACGTTCTTCGGCCACTCGTCGGTAAGCACGCTGGATTTTGATGTAGGCTATGTGACGGACCCGGTGCTGGGGTATAAGAACAAGGGAAAATATCCCATCCTGCTGATGAACGGTTGCAATGCCGGTTCATTCTTTGTGAACTACACCTTGTTTGGTGAAGACTGGGTGGTGGCCCGCGACAAGGGAGCCACCGGCTTTATCGGTCACAGTTCCTTTGCTTTTGTAGAGCTATTAAAAAAATACTCTGAAACATTCTACCAGGTAGGCTATGGCGACTCCACCTATATCCGGCAAGGCATCGGCGACATTCTGCGGGAGACCGCCAAGCGCTATATGGCAGATGCCTTTGTGTCGCCGGCCAACATCAGCCAGGTTCAACAGATGATCCTCTTGGGCGATCCCGCGGTGAGATTGTTTGGTCCACGCAAGGCCGACCTGGAGATCAACGACAATAATGTTTCCTTTGAATCTTTCGACGGCCAGCCCATCACGGCGCTGGTGGATTCATTTGCCATAAAGATGATTGTTCGCAATTTTGGCCAGGCCAAGGAGAACACCATCCGCGTTGAGGTGCTGCGCACGCTGAACGACAACTCCACCATCACCTATGACACGCTGATCCCCGCGACGAAATACAGCGACACGCTCACGTTTGTTATCCGCAAAGGAAGAGAAGAAGGATTTGGGAACAACACCTTCCGCATCACCCTCGATCCCGATAACATCTTGCCCGAATTGAATGAGGAAAACAACGTAGCCGGCAAGACCTTGTTCATTCCCTCCAATGGCACCAAGAATTTATTTCCTTCGGCCTATGCCATTGTCAATACCGTGCAGGTCAGTGTATCTTTTCAATCAACCGACTTGTTGTCGGCCGAGCGCGACTTCTTATTGGAGATCGACACGGCCTATACCTTCGACAGCGATTATAAAAAACAGTTCAAGCTAAAGGGTCAGGTGCTGGCCCGGCAGGAAATAGCCATGCTGGACGCCGACACCCTCGTATATTATTGGCGCACCAAACTGGCCGATCCCAAGGCCGGCGAAAGTGAAGAATGGACGTCGAGTTCGTTTACCTATATTAAAGACGGCCCCGAAGGATGGGCCCAGGTAGACTTTCCACAATACTTGTACAATGATGCCGTGGGTTTGACGAAAGACATTCCCCCAGGCAAATTTGAATTCCTCGAAACCGTTACCCCGGTTTCGTTGACGGTCTATGGAAGTTCCAATCCGAATTGGGCCACGTTGAGCGTGAAGATCTCCGGTGCGGAATATAATCTAACCCGCCAGGGTTTTGTCTGTGGGGGGAACACCATTAACCTGATTGCATTCGACCGCAAGTCGACCACGCCGTATATCGGCGTTCCCTTTAAGTGGTACAATCGCAACGGCCGGGCTTGTGGTCGTGAGCCTTGGGTGATCAACAGCTTCCAGGCTTCGCAGCTGGTGACCGGCAACAACGACGACATCATTCAATATGTAGACAATATCCACGCCGGCGATTCGGTGCTCTTGTTCAGCTATGGCTACCCCGGGATCATCTACTGGCCCAGCGCAGCCAAAACAAAACTGGCGGAGTTGGGGATAGACGCGGCGTTGTGGGATCAGCTCGTGGTGGGCGAGCCGATCATTATTTTCGGACGCAAGGGAAGCGCCCCGGGAACGGCAAAAGTTTTCCGCAGCACGCAGCCGTCACCCGCTACTGCTGTGCTGAACGTCAACCAGACCATCACCGGCGGCTATTCGTCGGGCACCATGAGTTCCGGTCTGATCGGCCCGGCTGCAGCTTGGGCCTCCTTTAGTAGCCGCACCCGCGACGTGGAGGCGACCGATGTGGTGAGCTTCGACATCGTGGGCGTGAAGCTGAATGGTGCCGAGCAAACGCTGATGCCCGATGTTACCGGCGATCAGAATCTGACGACCATCTCGGCCGACGACTACCCGTATCTCAAAATCATTTACAAGACCGGCGACGACACCCAACTCACCGCCGCTCAATTGAAGAATTGGGTGGTGGCCTACACGCCGGTTCCCGAAGGCATTCTGGTATACCACGGCAAAGCCGAACAGGAAAAATTGAATGAAGGAGATTCCTGGCAGGGGGACTACGGTTTTGTGAACATCAGCAACAAGACCTTCAAAGATTCCCTCACGGTTGCTTACGACATCTTCAACCAAACCTCGCGGACATCGCAGAACGAGCACATCAAGATCAAAGCCCCGGCGCCAGGCGACACCACCGCGTTTTCCGTGCGGGTGAATACGACCCAAAAAGGAGGACTGAACGACATCGATGTTTATGTCAACCCGCGTGTGATGCCCGAACAGTATTATGACAACAACATCCTGCAGCTTGCCGCTCACCTGGATGTGCATGTGGACCGGCTCAACCCCGTGTTGGATGTGGTGGTCGACGGACGGCACCTGGAGAACGGCGATTTTGTTTCGCCCAACCCCGCCATCGTGGTGAAGGTTTGGGATGAGGACCCGCTGGTGTTGAAAAAGGACACCACCGGCGTGCGCATTTTTCTGACTTACCCCTGCGACCAGGAAACTTGTCCGGCCACTGCCATAGCGTTGGGCAGCGAAACGGCGAAATGGTATCCGGCGACAGCCTCTACGCCGTTCCGGGTGGAATTCAACCCGCGACAATTGGCCGACGGCACCTACACCTTGCAGGTGGAAGGAGCGGATGCGCGGGGAAACAAGAGCGGTATCGAACCCTATGTGATCACCTTTGTGGTGAAGAACGAAAGCACCCTCACCGTGACGCCACCCTATCCCAACCCGTTTAACTACCAGGTTTATTTTGGCGTGGTGATCACCGGCGACTTGCTGCCCGACCAGGCTACCCTCGAGATCCTGAACGTGAACGGCCAACAGGTAGCAGCTTTCGATACGGAAGATTTCCCTACTTTTCACAGCGGCAAAAACGAGATCGGGTGGGATGGCAGTGCCCAGGGAGGAGCTCTTCCTAACGGGGTCTATATCTTCAAGCTGATGCTCTCCGTGGAGGGAAAAATGGTTACCCGGCAGGGCAAAGTGGTGTTGCTTCGGTAG
- a CDS encoding aspartate aminotransferase family protein gives MKLFDVYPLFNITPVKAQGSWLWDDKGEKYLDLYGGHAVISIGHSHPQYVRTLSDQLSKIAFYSNSVQNPLQVKLAEKLGELSGYPDYQLFLCNSGAEANENALKLASFVTGRKKVIAFTKAFHGRTSGAVAATDNPKIVAPFNAGHDIVFVPFNDEAAFEKALNNEVAAVIIEGIQGVGGIQLPHDSFLQFLDKKCRANGSLLILDEIQSGYGRTGKFFAHQFAGIKPHLITMAKGMGNGFPVGGVLIQGDIKPWSGMLGTTFGGNYLAAAASLAVLEVMENEKLLENASQQGDYCMQALKKIPLLQNVRGRGLMIGFDLPEEKKSVRNDLLTKHKVFTGEAKPNTIRLLPSLALAKNEIDIFLTALNAALS, from the coding sequence ATGAAATTATTTGACGTATATCCCTTATTCAACATAACGCCTGTCAAGGCTCAGGGCTCGTGGCTTTGGGACGACAAAGGCGAGAAGTACCTCGATCTGTACGGTGGCCATGCCGTTATTTCCATTGGCCATTCGCATCCTCAATATGTGAGAACGCTGTCGGATCAATTGAGCAAGATCGCGTTTTACTCCAACAGCGTGCAGAACCCGCTGCAGGTGAAACTTGCCGAGAAGTTGGGTGAGCTTTCCGGATATCCCGACTATCAACTTTTTCTTTGTAATTCGGGCGCCGAAGCCAACGAGAACGCATTGAAGCTCGCGTCGTTTGTTACAGGTCGCAAGAAAGTGATTGCGTTCACGAAAGCTTTTCACGGTCGCACATCCGGCGCTGTGGCAGCGACGGACAATCCGAAGATCGTGGCGCCGTTCAACGCGGGGCACGACATCGTTTTTGTTCCGTTCAACGATGAAGCTGCTTTTGAGAAAGCCCTCAACAATGAAGTGGCGGCAGTGATCATCGAAGGGATTCAAGGCGTCGGCGGCATACAACTGCCCCATGATTCGTTTCTTCAATTTTTAGATAAGAAGTGTCGCGCCAATGGCTCGTTGCTGATCCTGGATGAGATCCAGTCCGGCTATGGCCGCACGGGTAAATTCTTTGCGCACCAGTTTGCCGGCATCAAGCCGCACCTCATCACCATGGCAAAGGGCATGGGCAACGGTTTCCCTGTAGGGGGCGTGTTGATCCAGGGGGATATCAAACCGTGGAGTGGCATGCTGGGCACTACGTTTGGGGGCAACTACCTCGCGGCGGCAGCATCGCTTGCTGTGCTGGAAGTGATGGAGAATGAAAAATTGCTGGAGAATGCTTCACAACAGGGCGACTACTGCATGCAGGCCCTTAAAAAAATACCGCTTCTCCAAAATGTTCGTGGAAGAGGCCTCATGATCGGATTCGATCTTCCCGAAGAAAAGAAATCTGTGCGCAACGATCTGCTCACGAAACACAAGGTCTTCACCGGCGAAGCAAAGCCCAACACCATCCGGTTGTTGCCTTCGCTGGCGCTGGCCAAAAATGAAATCGATATTTTCCTTACCGCCCTCAACGCAGCGCTGTCATGA
- the argG gene encoding argininosuccinate synthase codes for MKKKVVLAFSGGLDTSYCVKYLGEEKGYEVHTITVNTGGFDAKEIQEIETRAKNLGVASHKTVDETKNYYDKVIRYLIYGNALKNNTYPLSVSAERMSQALAVAIYAKELKADAVAHGSTGAGNDQVRFDMILNILVPGIEIITPIRELKLSREEEIAFLKSKGVSMNFEKAMYSINKGLWGTSVGGKETLKSLGMLPEEAWPTQVTKTAPETVKLTFVKGELTKVNDKAFGHPSEAIQYLQQIAGPFGVGRDIHVGDTIIGIKGRVGFEAAAPMLVLKGHHALEKHVLTKWQLSWKDQLAQFYGNWLHEGQYLDPIMRDIEAFLTSSQEHVTGDVHIQLYPYRFQVLGIESAYDLMSSKFGKYGEMNLGWTGDDVKGFTKIFGNQAAIFHQVKEDVDGQ; via the coding sequence ATGAAAAAGAAAGTCGTATTAGCATTCAGCGGAGGACTAGACACTTCCTACTGCGTAAAGTACCTGGGCGAAGAAAAAGGTTATGAAGTTCATACCATCACCGTCAACACCGGCGGCTTTGATGCAAAGGAGATACAAGAGATCGAGACCCGTGCCAAAAATCTGGGCGTGGCTTCTCACAAGACCGTAGACGAAACCAAGAACTACTACGATAAGGTGATCCGTTACCTCATCTATGGTAATGCCTTAAAAAATAATACCTACCCGTTGAGCGTTTCCGCCGAGCGCATGTCGCAGGCGTTAGCCGTGGCCATTTACGCCAAAGAATTGAAAGCCGACGCAGTAGCCCACGGCAGCACCGGTGCGGGCAATGACCAGGTGCGTTTTGATATGATCCTGAACATTCTCGTGCCCGGCATCGAGATCATTACACCCATCCGCGAATTGAAATTGTCGCGCGAAGAAGAGATCGCGTTCCTGAAATCGAAAGGGGTGAGCATGAACTTTGAGAAGGCCATGTACTCCATCAACAAAGGGTTGTGGGGAACATCGGTCGGCGGAAAAGAGACCCTGAAATCGCTGGGCATGTTGCCCGAGGAAGCGTGGCCCACGCAAGTGACCAAGACCGCCCCCGAAACGGTGAAGCTCACGTTCGTGAAAGGCGAACTCACCAAAGTGAACGACAAAGCTTTTGGCCACCCCTCCGAAGCCATCCAATACCTCCAACAGATCGCCGGACCATTCGGCGTGGGAAGAGACATCCACGTGGGCGATACCATCATCGGCATCAAAGGCCGTGTGGGATTTGAAGCCGCAGCACCCATGCTGGTGTTGAAGGGCCACCATGCCCTGGAGAAACACGTGCTCACCAAATGGCAGCTCAGCTGGAAAGATCAGCTTGCGCAATTCTATGGCAACTGGCTGCACGAAGGCCAGTACCTCGACCCCATCATGCGCGACATCGAAGCGTTCCTCACCAGCTCGCAAGAGCATGTGACGGGCGATGTGCACATCCAACTCTATCCCTACCGTTTCCAGGTGCTGGGCATCGAGTCGGCCTACGACCTCATGTCGTCCAAGTTTGGCAAGTATGGTGAAATGAACCTGGGCTGGACGGGCGATGATGTGAAAGGGTTCACCAAGATCTTTGGCAACCAGGCCGCCATCTTCCACCAGGTAAAAGAAGACGTGGATGGCCAGTAA
- the argC gene encoding N-acetyl-gamma-glutamyl-phosphate reductase, translating to MASKLKVGIVGGAGYTGGETIRLLLNHPDVTLTFVHSRSNAGNPLHEVHPDLLGDTDLTFSDHIAPGADVIFLCLGHGESKKFLQENPLEAKAKVIDLSQDFRLGETSGARSFVYGLPELNKSAIQKADNIANPGCFATAIQVGLLPLAKAGLLKEVYATGITGSTGAGQKLQDTTHFTWRANNISAYKTLTHQHLKEIGRSVQQLQPGFGASINFVPWRGDFTRGIFVSSIIAADRSLEELRALYREFYAQHPFTIVSDETIDLKQVVNTNKCLLSLEKEGDKLVVHTAIDNLLKGASGQAVQNMNLMCGLEETAGLKLKSIVF from the coding sequence ATGGCCAGTAAATTGAAAGTCGGAATAGTAGGCGGTGCCGGCTATACCGGGGGCGAGACCATTCGGCTCCTGCTCAACCACCCCGACGTGACGCTGACCTTCGTGCACAGCCGCAGCAATGCCGGCAACCCCTTGCATGAAGTGCATCCCGATCTGTTGGGCGATACAGACCTGACGTTCTCGGATCATATCGCTCCGGGTGCGGATGTTATCTTCCTGTGTCTCGGACACGGTGAGAGCAAAAAATTCCTGCAGGAAAATCCCCTGGAAGCAAAAGCCAAAGTGATCGACCTTAGCCAGGACTTCCGTTTGGGAGAGACCAGCGGTGCACGGTCATTTGTTTATGGCCTTCCCGAATTGAATAAGAGTGCCATTCAAAAAGCCGACAACATTGCCAACCCCGGTTGTTTTGCTACAGCCATCCAGGTGGGTCTTTTGCCGTTAGCGAAAGCGGGCTTGTTGAAGGAAGTATATGCCACGGGCATCACCGGTTCAACGGGAGCGGGACAAAAATTGCAGGACACCACGCACTTCACGTGGCGTGCCAACAACATCTCGGCGTACAAAACGCTTACACATCAACACCTGAAAGAGATCGGTCGGTCCGTACAACAATTGCAACCCGGTTTTGGAGCATCGATAAACTTTGTTCCCTGGCGAGGCGATTTCACACGCGGCATATTTGTGAGTTCCATCATTGCCGCAGACCGATCCCTGGAAGAACTCCGGGCGCTGTATCGCGAGTTCTATGCACAGCATCCCTTCACGATCGTGTCCGATGAGACCATCGATCTGAAGCAAGTGGTGAACACCAACAAATGCTTGCTGTCGCTGGAGAAAGAAGGCGACAAGCTGGTGGTGCACACGGCCATCGACAACCTGTTGAAGGGCGCGTCGGGCCAGGCGGTTCAAAACATGAACCTGATGTGCGGACTGGAAGAAACCGCGGGACTGAAGCTGAAGAGCATCGTTTTTTAG
- a CDS encoding GNAT family N-acetyltransferase, which translates to MEKHNIIVRLATAGDKHYAETITTEMEESAKARGTGIAKRSPAYIEKKMEEGKAVIAVNPDGTWVGFCYIEAWEHGKYVANSGLIVAPAFRKTGVATDIKKRIFQLSREMYPTSKIFGLTTGLAVMKINSDLGYEPVTYSELTSDEEFWKGCKSCVNYEILMSKGRKNCMCTAMLFDPAEAEEKVKAAEAARAAKAEEEKKAVSTTVSSEGELVHHRHRHFQGNLTLFDRWVRFKQFVLLKAKRKDDDNGDTPDKKRSLLSIFFW; encoded by the coding sequence TTGGAAAAACATAATATCATCGTCCGACTGGCAACCGCCGGGGACAAACATTACGCTGAGACCATCACCACCGAGATGGAGGAATCAGCCAAAGCGCGTGGCACCGGTATTGCCAAGCGTTCGCCTGCCTATATCGAAAAGAAGATGGAGGAAGGCAAGGCCGTGATCGCGGTGAATCCCGACGGCACCTGGGTGGGCTTTTGCTATATCGAAGCCTGGGAGCACGGCAAGTACGTGGCCAACTCCGGCCTCATCGTGGCCCCAGCTTTCCGCAAGACCGGCGTCGCCACCGACATCAAGAAACGGATCTTCCAGCTTTCGCGGGAGATGTATCCCACCTCCAAGATCTTCGGCCTCACCACCGGCCTGGCCGTGATGAAGATCAACTCGGACCTGGGCTACGAACCTGTTACCTATTCGGAGCTGACCTCGGATGAGGAGTTCTGGAAGGGGTGCAAAAGCTGCGTGAACTACGAGATCCTGATGAGCAAGGGCAGAAAGAACTGCATGTGCACCGCCATGTTGTTCGATCCGGCCGAAGCCGAAGAAAAAGTGAAAGCCGCCGAAGCCGCCCGCGCCGCCAAGGCCGAGGAAGAAAAGAAAGCGGTCTCCACCACCGTTTCGTCTGAGGGCGAATTGGTGCACCACCGCCATCGCCACTTCCAGGGCAACCTCACGTTGTTCGACCGGTGGGTGCGCTTCAAACAATTCGTCCTCCTGAAAGCAAAACGCAAGGATGACGACAACGGCGACACGCCGGATAAAAAGAGATCCCTGTTAAGCATATTTTTTTGGTAA
- a CDS encoding acetylornithine carbamoyltransferase has protein sequence MKNFISAADVPDIPGLVKKALECKANPFKAKSLGAGKRIGLLFLNPSMRTRLSTQLAAQNLGMEAIVFNVGQDGWALEFEDEAIMSGNTVEHVKDAAPILGNYFDVLGIRTFPSLQNKVDDYSELYINQFIKYAGIPVVSLESATLHPLQSLTDVITIMENFDTAKRRPKIVLSWAPHVKALPQCVANSFSQWINAWGGADFVITHPEDYELDERFTKGATIVTDQSEALKQADFVYVKNWSTYTDYGRIYCNDPQWMLTNQKLALTNNAKVMHCLPVRRNVELSDEILDGPNSVVTQQASNRVWAAQAVLSEILKEKH, from the coding sequence ATGAAAAACTTTATTTCCGCCGCCGATGTCCCCGACATCCCGGGGCTCGTAAAGAAAGCCCTGGAATGCAAAGCCAACCCTTTCAAAGCCAAGTCGCTGGGTGCAGGCAAACGCATCGGGTTATTGTTTTTGAATCCGAGTATGCGCACCCGTCTCAGTACGCAACTGGCCGCGCAAAATCTCGGCATGGAAGCCATCGTGTTCAACGTGGGCCAGGACGGTTGGGCATTGGAGTTTGAAGACGAGGCGATCATGAGTGGCAACACCGTGGAGCACGTGAAAGATGCCGCCCCGATCCTGGGAAATTATTTTGATGTGCTAGGCATTCGCACGTTCCCTTCATTGCAAAACAAGGTGGATGATTACAGCGAGCTCTACATCAATCAATTTATAAAATACGCCGGCATACCCGTAGTAAGCCTGGAGAGCGCTACGCTTCACCCGTTGCAAAGTCTGACGGATGTGATCACCATCATGGAGAACTTTGATACCGCCAAGCGCCGTCCCAAGATTGTGCTGAGCTGGGCGCCGCATGTGAAAGCTTTGCCGCAATGTGTGGCCAACAGTTTCTCGCAGTGGATCAATGCGTGGGGGGGAGCGGACTTTGTGATCACCCACCCGGAAGACTACGAACTGGATGAACGCTTTACAAAAGGCGCTACCATCGTGACCGATCAATCGGAAGCTCTCAAGCAGGCCGATTTTGTCTACGTAAAGAACTGGAGCACCTACACCGACTACGGCCGCATCTATTGCAACGATCCCCAGTGGATGCTGACCAACCAAAAGCTGGCCCTCACCAACAACGCGAAAGTGATGCACTGCCTGCCCGTGCGCAGAAATGTGGAGCTGAGCGACGAGATCCTGGATGGACCAAACAGCGTGGTGACGCAACAGGCTTCGAACCGGGTGTGGGCTGCGCAAGCGGTGCTGTCGGAGATTTTGAAAGAGAAACACTAG